AGAGGCTGGGAAATGATAACGGCCGGTGATTGGGACGATGCTCTTTCCGCACTTACGCGTACAGTGGAACTCGCTCCAGATGACGTGCGGAGTCTTGTTCTTCTAGGATGGGCATACTCAGGCAAAGAGATGTACGAGAAGGCAGAGGAGATTCACGCCCACGTGTTAGAGAGGGAACCTGAGCACGCGATGGCCCTGGTCAACCTCGGGTACATATCCTTGAAGAGATGCAACTATAGGGATGCGATCCAGTTCCTCTCAAAGGTCATGAAGCAGGACAGCGATAGTACGGCTCTCATATATGCACACTACTACATGGGACTCGTTTACATGGAAAGGAAGATGCTGGAGGATGCAGTTGGTTTTTTGAAGAAGACTGTTGAAATGGCTCCAAACCTACTTGAGGCATACTACAACTTGGGTCTGGTATATGAAAGGCTGGGTGAGTCCGAAAAAGCCGTGAATATCTGGCAGGACATAGTGGCGATAGACCCCGGTGATAAATGGGCTCAAATGGCTGGAAAGCAGCTTGAGTCCGTTGGGGACTCAAACCCTGAACCCGAGGAGTCCAAGCAGGGCGAGTTTTCGCCTTGACAAACAATACAATGGGAAATAATATACATGGTTTGGCGTTTCTGACATCACGTGTTCCTGAAGAAAAGAGCCTCGGGAAGGTGATAGGTAGTGGGCCGGGGAAGAGGATTGGGCGATTAGCTCAGCTTTGGTTAGAGCGCTTGCTTGACATGCAAGAGGTCACAGGTTCGAGTCCTGTATCGCCCACCATTTGAACAGGAGGTATTTCTGTCTTCTTCTGGTTTCGGTTGTAGAATCGAATGAAAAACATAGAAGTAAAACTTCCCGGCGGAGTCGTCAAACAATACCCGACCGGGATTAGATTGTCTCAAGTCCTGAACGAGCTTGGCGGCGACCTGAACGGGAGAGCTCTTGCGGCAGCCGTGAATGGTGAGGTGACAGACCTGTCCAGGGAGCTTCAGGATGATTCGCAGGTTCGCTTCTTCGCCTTTGACTGCGAAGAAGGGAAGGCTGCATATTGGCACAGCACGTCTCATATTATGGCGCAGGCGGTCAAGGAACTCTTTCCTGAGGCAAAGCTGGGGATAGGCCCTCCCATTTCTGAGGGGTTCTATTACGATTTTGATGTGGAGAAACCGTTTTCGACGGAAGACCTCAAGAAAATCGAAAAAAGGATGCACGAGATTGCAAAGGAGGATCTACCATTCCAGAGGAGAGAGGTGAGCAAGGAGGAAGCCCGAGCTTTGTTCAAAGAGAAGAATGAGCCCTACAAGATCGAGCTGCTCGAAGGCTTAGAAGGACAGGTTTCACTCTACGAACATGACGATTTCGTTGACCTGTGCAAGGGACCTCATGTCCCATCAACAGGAAGGATAAAGTCTTTCCAGCTCCTGTCAGCTGCCGGAGCTTACTGGCGTGGAGATGAAGCAAACAAGATGTTACAGAGAATCTACGGCATCGCATTTGAGAATGAAGAGGATTTGCAGAAGCACATCGAGCTTCTGGAAGAGGCGAAGAAGAGAGATCACAGAAGGCTTGGCACGGAACTAGACCTCTTCTCAATCCATGAGGAGACGGGAGCCGGGCTCGTCTACTGGCACCCTAAAGGTGCACTCATTCTTGAGTTGATAAGGGATTTCTGGAGGGAGGAGCACTGGAAGAGAGGGTATCAACTCGTCTCCACTCCTCACATAGCAAGTGGCAGGCTGTGGCGTTCCTCAGGCCATCTCGATTTTTTTGGAGAGAACATGTACGTGTTTGATGTGGATGAAGTGCCCTATGCTTTGAAACCCATGAACTGCCCCATGCACGTGGTCATATACAAGACCAGGGTGAGAAGCTACAGGGATCTCCCTCTAAGGTTTGCTGAGCTGGGGACTGTTTACAGGAAAGAGAAGTCTGGAGTTCTCCACGGCACATTGAGGGTGAGAGGGTTCACTCAGGATGACGCGCACATCTTCTGCATGCCCGAGCAGCTTGTGGAGGAACTTGTCGGGGTGGTGGAGCTTGCAAAGTACATGATGTCCTCGTTCGGGTTCAAAGAGTACAAGGTGAATCTCTCTGTCAGGGACCTGGCACAGAAGGAAAAGTATATGGGAAGCGACGAGGATTGGAAGAAGGCAGAATCTGCTTTGATAGAAGCTCTTAAGAAGGCAGACCTGCCCTATCACAGGGCTGAGGGAGAGGCCATTTTCTATGGACCAAAGATAGACATAGACTTGCTCGATGCTCTTGGGCGGCACTGGCAGGCGACGACAATTCAATTCGATTTCAATCTTCCCGAGCGGTTTGGCATAACCTATATGGGAAAGGACGGAAAAGAGCATACTCCCTACATGATCCACAGGGCCATACTGGGCGCGCTTGAGCGGTTCGTCGGAACCCTGCTGGAACACTATGCTGGCGCTCTACCTGTCTGGCTTTCGCCAGTCCAGGCGAAAGTAATGTCCATAACTGACGGGCAAGCCTCTTACGCTAATTCTGTTTCTGAGAGGCTGAAGAGCGAAGGGTTAAGGGTTGAACCTGATGTGAGAAACGAAAAGATTGGCCACAAGATCAGAGAGGGAGAAAAGGAGAAAATTCCATACATGCTCATAGTTGGCAAGAAGGAGGTTGAAACCGGGAAGGTTTCCCTGAGGAGGCGGCACGAAGGGGTTAAGGGCGTGATGAGTGTTGAAGAGTTCTTGAAACTTGCCGGTGAAGAGATTTCCAGCAAAGTCTAAGGGAGGTGATATAATAATTGGAGAAGCCAAGGGTCAATGAAAGGATAAGGGTTCCCAAGGTGAGAGTGGTAGGGGCGGATGGGGTACAGATAGGGATAATTGATACCAAAGACGCGATGGCAAGAGCAAGGGAGGCAGGGCTTGATCTGGTTGAGGTAGCACCAGTTGCCGAACCTCCCGTCTGTAAGATAATGGATTTTGGGAAGTACAAGTACGAGGAAGCCAAGAAGGAGAGGGCGGCGAAAAGGAAAGCGCACGCATTCCATCTGAAAGAATTGACCTTAAGGCCCAAGATTGAGGAACACGACTATCAGGTGAAACTGAAACATTTGCGCAGCTTCCTGACAGCACACAGCAAGGTTAAGATAACCTTGAAGTTTAGAGGGAGGGAGATGGCGCATCTCGATCTCGGGAAGAAGGTGCTTGACAGACTCGTCAAGGATTCAGAAGATCTCGGTTCTGTTGAGCATCCACTCAAGGTTGAAGGCAAGCGCATGATTATTGTATTGGCTCCGAAGATGCAGAAGAAATAGGATGGACACATGCCAAAGTTGAAAACGAGAAGATCTGTAGCAAAGAGGCTGAAGAAGACTGCAAAAGGGAAGTTCAAGCGTCAGAAGGCCTATCATAGCCACATCTTGACCAAGAAGACGAGGGCCAGGAAGAGAAGCCTGAGAAAGAAGACAATTGTGAAGGGACCTGAGAAGAAGAAGCTCAAAAGAATGGTGCCCTTCATAGGAAAATAAGGAGGAGAAACTTGGCCAGGGTTAGGAAAGGCCCGGCCGCCAAAGCAAGAAAAAAAAGGTGGCTGAAGGCAGCAAAAGGATACTGGGGAGGCAGAAGCAGACTCTACAGGACTGCTCGAGAAGCAGTGATGAAGTCGTGGTCCTATTCGTACAGAGATAGGAAGAAGAAGAAGGGTGATTTCAGGCGGTTGTGGATAATCAGGATAAACGCCGCGGCGAGGGAGCACGACTTATCATACAGTGCATTCATGTATGGTCTCAAGAAGGCGAACATTGCTCTTGATAGAAAGTCGCTGGCCGACATAGCAGTCAACGACACCAAAGGCTTCGCCAAACTGGCAGAGTTGGCAAAGAGCGGAGAATGACTTAACCGCTGTACGCCATACGCTGTACGACCCGTCAGACTGTCAGTTCTCAGCTGTCAGTCGTCAGCGAATCATTCGAAATTACGAAATCCCTTACAACCCTTCCCCGCACCTTCGAAATTAGGAAATTGAAAACCGTTTCACCCTCTCCTTAATCCTCTCCCTTGACACAGGGAGAGAAACGGATGGGGTCGGACGAAACTAGAAAATTGCCCCCTGGCATCCCCTTGGGGAAATGAAAGCGTCTAGTTGCATTTTCGATTTTCGGAGGGGGGGAGCAAGGCGAAGGGGAATTTCCGGAGCGAGGTCGGTAGGGTCGGGAATTTCGCAATTTCGTGGTTTGTGATTGGCACGGGGACTTCGTGAAATGGGGGCTCGTGAAACGGGGCGGGCCCCGTGTATCTCACTACATGAGAAACGGGGCAGGCAGGTGTAAACTCACAAACTTCTTGTGATTTCGTTGTTGTAGGGGCGCGGTCGCCGCGCCCTTTAGTTTGGGCAGGGAGACCCTGCCCCTACAAAGTCTCAAACCATGGGGACCTCGTGAAATGGGGGCTCGTGAAACGGGGCAGGCCCCGTGTATCTCACTACGTGAGAAACGGGGGGCCGTGAAACGCCCCAGGCAGGCAGGATGCACATGGACTTCTGTACTTTTTGGTTTCGGGGAACTGGCACTTCCTTCCGTTTGTTTTTCCATTCCTCCCTCAATTAGGTCTTTGTACTTCGCAATTCGTCCTTCGTACTTCAAGTAGCATGGTTCTGAAGTTCGTTACTGCTTATGACTAAATGAGTTACAGTCTGTCAGTTAATATTTCAAAAAAGGTGTTGACACATAGGTTGCTCAGTGATAAAATGCTTTTGACAAATGAGGTTATGGGCTGGGATCTGGCCGGCTGCTGTGCTTCTTCTCATTGCCAGCGGGTGCGGCCGTGGTTTTGAGACGCCCCATTGGCGCGTCGGACAGTGGGTTAGATACAGCGTTACCTCAAGTGGCGAGACCTGGCAGCTTGAGTACGCTCTGGTCGGCGAAGAGAAAGACGGAGAGTCCCAGCTGTTCTGGCTGGAGACGAGAAGGTTTGACGGGAAAGATACGCTCTTTGTAAAGTGGCTTGTTCCCGCCGGGCTCAACGGCCCAGCAGAGAGGGTCCTGGTCGGTGAAGGAACTTCTGCAGGTGTCATGGTAGATGGCCCAGGCCTGCCCCAGCAATCTGAAGGGGGAAGGTCTTCTGGTGGCCAAAGTCTGGCTGTTCTGGAGAGTGTGGAAACGCCGGCCGGCCCGTTTTTATCGGAGAGGTATGCAAAACCTTCCGGCCTGGTCTGGCTAAGCCCCAAGGTGCCTATCTTCGGGGTGGTCAGGTCAAAAGGTGAGGAAGGTGAGCTGATGTTGGTTGCATATGGACTGAAAGGAGCGACCAGCAAATTGACAGAGGCGCCCGGTATGATGACCATTCCCTGATAGGAGGGTCTGGAAGTGGATTCGGAGATAAAAGACATTGACATACTGGAGAAGAGGATCGGGGGCGCCGTAAAATTGATAGATGGTTTGAAGAAAAGGGAGGATGATCTAAAGAACAGATTGCGGATCCTCGAGGATGAGAACAGACTCCTCAAGGATCAAAGCAAGAGCCTTTCAAGAGGTCGTGAAGAAGCAAGAGTTAAAGTGCAGGCTCTGCTCGAAAAGCTGAAGCTTGCAGAGGAGTAGGTGTTGGTCACAGCAGTGAACATTAGCAGTTGTATAGTTGTTTCCGGTTTATCCAAGGAACACTCGCTGCGGGGTGGATGAAGATGCAAGATGAAAAGGAAAAGCCAGTAAGTGTAAGAATCATGGATAGTGAATACTCAGTCAGTGGAAGTGTGGACGAGGAGTACACTAAAGAGATTGCCAGATACGTTGATGAGAAGATGCGGCAGATTGCGAGTAAGCATCCCTATCCATCCTCGGCAAAAGTGGCAATACTGGCGGCTCTCAACATTGCAGATGAGCTGTTTGATGAAAAGAAAGCCAGGTCACAGCTTAAAGAAGAGCTGTCAAGGAGAGCCAGAGTAATGGCGCAGGCGCTTGAGCAGAGGCTCTCTACTGCTCCTTGATATACTGGATTTAAGAAGCATTCTATACAGAAGTTCCCTGTCGTGTTCGTGACGGGTGAATTGAAAATGAGCCAACACCTGACTCTAGGGAGCTCACATTCGAATGCGTAGGGCAGACCGCTCTGTGCGGAAGCGCGAAACAATCGAGAGGGCACCCACCTTGGAGAAAGGTTCATATCACTTCACTTGGCGGCACTGAGGCAGGGAACTTTTCTGTTTAACATGGAAGAGAAGATAGATCTTTTTGAGGAAGAAAGTGGTGGTCGGACCAGAGCTCCTCTGGCCGCAAGAATGAGGCCCAGAAATCTTGATGAGTTCGTAGGACAGTCTCACATCCTTGGTAAGGGCAAGCTGTTAAGGAGAATGATAGAGGCTGACCGACTCAGTTCGCTCATTCTTTATGGCCCTCCTGGATGCGGCAAGAGTTCCCTTGCCTACGCCATAACGGACATGACCACATCCCACATCAAGAGAATCAACGCGACCACCTCTGGCGCGTCTGAAATCAGGGCAATCTGCACGATGGCGGAGCGGCGAAGGACCGTACTTCTGGTTGATGAGATAAGCCACTTCAACAAGCTCCAGCAGGACGGCCTTCTGGCTGCGGTGGAGGAAGGAAATGTGATACTGATAGGTACCACTGTGTACAACCCTTTCTTCTCCATCATTCCGGCACTCAACTCCAGGTCGCACATATTTGAGCTGAAGCCTCTGTCCGTTGATGAGATAAAGGAGCTTATCAAGCGCGCTATCAATGACAAGGAGAGGGGTCTGGGGGAATACAGAACAGGAATGGCCGATGACGCATTGAACCACCTGGCAAGGTTTTCGGGCGGCGATGCGAGAAAGGCGTTGAATGCGCTAGAGATCGGCGCACTGTCCACCTCTGCTGTAAACGGTGTGGTGGAGTTTACGCTCGAGGTGGCAGAGGACTCTATGCAGAAGATGTTCTTTCGCTACGACACGGATGAACACTACGACACGATTTCTGCTTTCATAAAATCGATGCGCGGTTCGGATCCAGATGCCTCCCTCTACTGGCTGGCCAAGATGATAGCCTGCGGCGAGGATCCCAGGTTCATAGCAAGAAGAATCTGCATCTGCGCATCAGAGGATGTCGGTAACGCAGACCCGATGGCAACTGTTCTGGCCTCCGCAGCCCTGCACATTGTGGAAACAATAGGTCTGCCTGAAGCAGGAATAACGCTAGCCCAGGCTACCACGTACGTTGCGAGCGCTCCAAAAAGCAACGCATCCTACGTGGGCTACAGGGAGGCCACAACAGACGTGGAAAGTTCAAGGACGATGGAGGTTCCTCAAAACCTGAAGGAGGCAGGATACTCTGGAGCTCGAAGGCTGAAGAGGGGAGAGAGCTACAGGTATCCGCACGCCGCCTCAACGGGTTTTGTCGAACAGGAGTACACCCCAGAGAAGAGAACCTACTATCGTCCGACAGATAGAGGATATGAAAAAAAGATTCAAGAGTATCTTCGAAATCTACGGGCAGAAGAGTGAGATGGAGACGAGTCGTGTACCCTTTGGCTCATCAGTCTCACAAAACTCTGCCTGAAACGGGGGGGTGATAGGTGTGGACATAAGTCTTCTTTCAGTACTTACAAGTATGGGAATTGCGGCACTATTTTTCATTCTGGGTTTCTTTGTAAACAGGAAGATCGGCGAGCTGAAGCTGTACAATGCAAAGAAGATGGCTGGGAACATCGTTGAGGAGGCGAAGAAAGAGGCAGAGAGCTATAAGAGGGAGGCAGCCCTTGAGGCCAGAGACAAGATGTACAAGGCCAAGTTGGGATTTGAAAAGGACACTGCAAAGAAAAAGAGAGAGTTGCAGAATATTGAAAGGAAGCTCGCCGACAGAGAGAGCAATGTCGAACGCAAGAGCGACCTGCTTGCCAGAAAAGAGAGGGAGACGCAGAGAAGAGAGAGGGATCTTGCCCTCAAAGAGAGGACTGTGAAGGCGAAGGATGAAAGGTACAAGCAGCTTCTGGAAGAAGAGAATGCAAAATTGGAGAGGATAGCGGGGATGACTGCAGAGCAAGCCAAGCAGAGATTGATGGCAAACCTGGAGGCGCAAGCGAGGTATGAAGCTGCACAGATGATCAAAGAGATAAAGGACAAGGCAAGGGAGTCTGCGGAAGGGGACGCAAAGGAGATAATCACTTCTGCCATCCAACGGTGTGCAACCGACCACGTGGTCGAGTCGACTGTCTCGGTTGTCTCCTTGCCAAACGAAGAGATGAAAGGAAGAATCATCGGGAGAGAAGGGAGAAACATCAGGGCTTTCGAGACTGCAACCGGTATTGAGGTCATAATAGATGACACCCCTGAAGCTGTCTCCCTGTCCGGGTTTGATCCGGTACGAAGAGAAACTGCAAGACTGGCGCTGGAGACTCTGGTCGCAGATGGACGCATACATCCTGCAAGGATAGAAGAGATAGTGGCCAAGACGGAAAAGCAGGTTGAGGAATTGATAGACAAGACCGGAGAGGAAACGCTGCTGGAAATGGGGATCCCGGATGCCCATCCCGAGGTTGCCAGGCTTCTGGGGAGGCTGAAATACAGGACAAGTTATGGACAGAATGTTCTTCAGCACTCCAAGGAGGTAGCTTATATATGTGGCCTGATGGCGGGTGAACTCGATTTCGATGGCGCTATTGCCAGAAGGGCTGGTTTGCTGCATGATCTGGGAAAGGCCGTTGACCAGAGCCATGAGGGGACACACGCAAAGATTGGTGCAGAGCTTGCCAGGAAGTATGGAGAAAGTGATCTGATAATCAATGCGATACTCGCTCATCATGAGGACACAGAGCCCACGTCAGCGATAGCCACACTGGTTGCGGCTGCGGATGCTGTCTCAGGAGCACGTCCGGGAGCAAGGAGGGAGACGCTAGAGGCCTACATCAAGAGGCTCGAAAAGCTGGAGGAGATAGCGAACTCCTTCAGAGGTGTGGATAATGCTTACGCAATTCAGGCTGGTAGAGAGATAAGAATAATCGTTCAGCCTGAGGAGATATCCGATGTGCAGGCCGGGGAGCTTTCTTCGATGATTGCAAAGAGGATTGAAGCTGAACTGAAGTATCCTGGCCAGATAAAGGTGACGGTAATAAGAGAGATGAGGGCTGTTGGATACGCCAAGTAGTCAACGCGACAAAGGTGATCTGGTGCGTCTTCTCTTCATAGGCGATATCTTCGGAAGGCCCGGTCGCAAAATGGCTCAAGCTGCGGTTCCATTGATCAGGGAGAAGGAGTCAGTGGACCTTGTGGTGGCTAACGCGGAGAATGCCGCTGGGGGAAATGGGCTGACGAAAAAGGTTGTGGAGGAGCTTTATTCTGCGGGGATAGACTGTCTTACCAGTGGTAACCACCACTGGGATAAACGAGAGATACTCGAGTACGTGCAGGACGATGGAAGACTGCTACGACCTCTCAACTACCCTCCGGGTACCCCTGGCCAGGGATCTGTCGTACTGAATCTTGATTCAGGCAGAACCTGCGGAATTGTGTCCCTGGTAGGCCGCCTGTTCATGAAATCTGTCGATTGCCCGTTCAGGGCCGCAGAGGAGGAAGCGGCAAGGATGATGAAGTTGACCAGCACCGTAGTCGTCGATTTCCATGCCGAAGCTACCGCGGAGAAACAAGCGCTGGGCCACTACATGGATGGAAAAGTCTCTGCAGTGCTGGGTACCCACACCCATGTCCAGACCGCGGACGAGAGGATTCTGCCCGGGGGAACAGCCTACATTACGGATGTGGGTATGACAGGTCCGTTCGACTCATGTATTGGCATAAGAAAGGACCAGGCGATCGAGAAGTTTCTCCGTCAGCTTCCAAGGAAGTTTGATGTGGCAAAGAGAGATGTTAGACTGAATGGTGTCATAATTGACCTGGGCGATGATGGGAAAGCCCGAGCAATAAGAAGATTCGAAATGTGCTGGGACGAGGTTGTCAATGTCGGCGACGATAATAAGCGGGACTGAACTGGCTCAAAGCCTGAGAAAAGAGATAAGTGTAGAGGCGGAGACACTCTCTCAAAGAGGGATAACACCCGGACTGGGAGTCGTACTGGTCGGCGATGATCCTGCCTCAATATCCTACGTTAGGGGGAAAGAGAAGGCATGCGCGCAGGTGGGCATCTATACTGAGACTTTGAGGATGGCTGCCGAGACCAGCCAGGAAACTGTTCTGGGAACTCTCGCAGAGATGAATCAGAACAGCAAGTTCCACGGTATTCTGGTTCAGCTTCCCTTACCCAGCCACATAGATGAGATGCGTGTCATCGAATCGATTCTGCCACTGAAAGATGTTGATGGATTCCATCCAGCAAATCTGGGGAGGCTGATGATAGGTAAGCCGAGATTCAAACCGGCAACCCCGGCAGGGATAGTTGAACTTCTGCTTCGCAGTGGGAACAGCCCGGAAGGGAAATCCGTGGTGATAGTTGGAAGGAGCAACATCGTTGGCAAGCCGCTTGCGAATCTTCTCATCCAGAAGTGTGAGGGCGGGAATGCCACAGTAACTATCTGCCATACCAAGACTCAGAATTTGGGTTCATATACTTCCCGGGCTGACATACTGGTGGTTGCAGCCGGGAAGCCGAACACAGTTTCTGGCAGCATGATAAAGTCAGGTGCTGTCGTAATTGACGTAGGCGTAAACCGCGTTCCAGACTCATCTAAGAAAAAAGGATACAGACTTGTCGGTGATGTGGATTTCGAATCTGCCAAGGAAGTTGCCAGAGCGATAACCCCTGTGCCGGGTGGAATAGGTCCGATGACAATTACCATGCTTCTTAAGAATACTGTACATGCAGCGAAACTGCAGGCAAGAGAACTGACCGAGACCAACAGCGAACGGAAAGAATAGACGGTATTGCAGTATAAAGATGGTATTTTCGAGGGGTGTCTTTTGGGTGCTGAGAAGGTCTACAAGGTAAGTGAGATAACCAGGCAGCTCAGGAGTCTGCTTGAAGACGCCTTCCCCGAGGTTTGGGTGGTGGGTGAAGTGAGCAATTTCAAACCACATTCTTCTGGTCATATCTACTTCTCCCTGAAAGATGAGGCTAGTGAACTGAAATGTGTCATGTTCAGGAGAGACGCAGAGTCCTTGAGCTTCACCCCTATTGATGGCATGAAGGTGAAGTCGTTAGGCCGCATAACAGTATATGAGAAGAGGGGTTTCTACCAGTTGCAGGTTCTCTTCCTCATGCCTGCTGGGGTTGGAGAGCTGGCCCTGGCCTTCGAAAAGATGAAGGCGAGGCTCCAGGCAGAGGGCCTCTTTGATGAGGAAAAGAAGAAGAGTCTGCCTCCGTTTCCTGCCCGCATCGGTGTGGTAACCTCTTCCACAGGTGCTGCCCTGAGAGACATATTGAACATCCTCAGGAGAAGGTGGCCCTTCCTGACAGTCGTTCTCCGCCCAGCAAGAGTGCAGGGGGAGGGTGCATCAGCGGACATTGCAGAGGCAATTGACGATCTGAATGAGTACGGAGAAGTGGACCTGATCATAGTGGGGAGAGGAGGAGGTTCAATAGAAGACCTCTGGGCATTCAACGAGGAAGTTGTGGCAAGAGCCATTAACCGATCAACGAAACCTGTTGTCTCTGCTGTTGGTCATGAGGTAGACTATACGATTGCCGATTTCGTTGCTGACCTGAGAGCCCCCACTCCTTCGGCAGCCGCAGAAATAGTCGTCCCGAACAAACGGGAGATCCTCTCGCAACTGGATAGTCTTGTCAAAAGAGGCACGCGAGCCTCTTTTGCACGGATTAGTGACCTGAAAAGGAAACTCCAGGCACTGGCCAGAAGTTATGGATTGAGGAGGCCTCAGGATTTGGTCATGGAGAGCTGGCAGAGTCTGGATGAACTACAGAGGAGAGGTTCCACGGCCATCAGACACCGGCTTGAGATTCTGGGCGGGAAGATCTCCGCACTGGAGGCGAGGTTGAAAAGTGCCGGACCTGAAGCGACCCTTTCCAGAGGCTACTGCATATGCCTCAAACTTCCACAGAAGGAATTGGTGAGAAATTCCTCAGTACTGAGCAAGAGCGATGGTGTCTCTTTGAAATTCGCTGAGGGGAGCGCGAAATGTATTGTTGAAGAGGTGGGGGCCTGAGAAATGCGCGATTTGACCTTTGAAGATGCAATGAACAGGCTGGAGGAGATCGTTGCAGAAATAGAGTCCGGGGAAGTTGGTCTTGACCGCTCGATAGAGCTGTGCGAGGAAGCGTCCAGACTGGTGAAAACTCTGAAGAAAAGGCTGACCGATGCGGAGCTAAAGGTGAAAGAACTGACAAGGGATGAACAGGGCGAACTGAAGGTTGATGAAGAAAAGGAGGAGGGGGGGTGTTAGCCTTCTACGACCAGTACAGGGCCATCATCCTTCCCATCGTGTGTGGTCTGGTTGCTCAACTTTCAAAAGTT
This sequence is a window from candidate division TA06 bacterium. Protein-coding genes within it:
- a CDS encoding bifunctional 5,10-methylene-tetrahydrofolate dehydrogenase/5,10-methylene-tetrahydrofolate cyclohydrolase, yielding MSATIISGTELAQSLRKEISVEAETLSQRGITPGLGVVLVGDDPASISYVRGKEKACAQVGIYTETLRMAAETSQETVLGTLAEMNQNSKFHGILVQLPLPSHIDEMRVIESILPLKDVDGFHPANLGRLMIGKPRFKPATPAGIVELLLRSGNSPEGKSVVIVGRSNIVGKPLANLLIQKCEGGNATVTICHTKTQNLGSYTSRADILVVAAGKPNTVSGSMIKSGAVVIDVGVNRVPDSSKKKGYRLVGDVDFESAKEVARAITPVPGGIGPMTITMLLKNTVHAAKLQARELTETNSERKE
- the xseA gene encoding exodeoxyribonuclease VII large subunit, which gives rise to MGAEKVYKVSEITRQLRSLLEDAFPEVWVVGEVSNFKPHSSGHIYFSLKDEASELKCVMFRRDAESLSFTPIDGMKVKSLGRITVYEKRGFYQLQVLFLMPAGVGELALAFEKMKARLQAEGLFDEEKKKSLPPFPARIGVVTSSTGAALRDILNILRRRWPFLTVVLRPARVQGEGASADIAEAIDDLNEYGEVDLIIVGRGGGSIEDLWAFNEEVVARAINRSTKPVVSAVGHEVDYTIADFVADLRAPTPSAAAEIVVPNKREILSQLDSLVKRGTRASFARISDLKRKLQALARSYGLRRPQDLVMESWQSLDELQRRGSTAIRHRLEILGGKISALEARLKSAGPEATLSRGYCICLKLPQKELVRNSSVLSKSDGVSLKFAEGSAKCIVEEVGA
- the xseB gene encoding exodeoxyribonuclease VII small subunit → MRDLTFEDAMNRLEEIVAEIESGEVGLDRSIELCEEASRLVKTLKKRLTDAELKVKELTRDEQGELKVDEEKEEGGC